The Miscanthus floridulus cultivar M001 chromosome 17, ASM1932011v1, whole genome shotgun sequence genome has a window encoding:
- the LOC136516999 gene encoding bifunctional protein FolD 2-like has protein sequence MAQIIDGKAIAADIRREVAADVAALSSAHGLVPGLAVVIVGSRKDSQTYVNMKRKACAEVGICSIDVDLPEDISEPALVAEVHRLNADPAVHGILVQLPLPKHINEEKILSEICIEKDVDGFHPLNIGKLAMKGREPLFVPCTPKGCMELLSRSGVTVKGKRAVVVGRSNIVGLPVSLLLLKADATVSIVHSRTPDPESIVREADIVIAAAGQAMMIKGDWIKPGAAVIDVGTNSVDDPTRKSGYRLVGDVDFAAVSKVAGYLTPVPGGVGPMTVAMLLKNTVDGAKRGIVE, from the exons ATGGCGCAGATCATCGACGGCAAGGCCATCGCCGCCGACATCCGCCGCGAGGTCGCCGCCGATGTGGCCGCGCTCTCCTCGGCTCATGGACTC GTGCCGGGGCTGGCCGTGGTCATCGTGGGGAGCAGGAAGGACTCGCAGACGTACGTGAACATGAAGCGCAAGGCGTGCGCCGAGGTCGGCATCTGCTCCATCGACGTCGACCTCCCCGAGGACATCTCCGAGCCCGCGCTCGTCGCCGAGGTTCATCGCCTCAACGCCGACCCCGCCGTGCACG GGATCCTTGTCCAGCTTCCACTTCCTAAGCACATCAATGAAGAAAAGATACTGAGCGAGATTTGCATTGAGAAAGAtgttgatgggtttcatcctctCAATATTGGCAAGCTTGCAATGAAAGGCAGAGAGCCACTGTTCGTACCATGTACACCAAAG GGATGTATGGAGCTCTTGTCAAGGAGTGGAGTCACTGTTAAAGGTAAACGGGCAGTTGTAGTTGGTCGCAGCAACATTGTCGGGCTACCTGTATCCCTGCTCCTTCTGAAGGCAGATGCAACTGTATCTATTGTGCACTCACGGACCCCTGATCCAGAAAGCATTGTACGCGAAGCTGACATAGTCATTGCAGCAGCTGGTCAGGCTATGATG ATCAAAGGGGATTGGATCAAGCCAGGTGCTGCGGTTATCGATGTTGGGACGAACTCTGTTGATGACCCTACCCGGAAGTCTGGGTACCGACTCGTCGGCGATGTAGATTTTGCAGCGGTGAGCAAGGTTGCTGGTTACCTGACTCCAGTTCCCGGAGGCGTTGGCCCAATGACAGTTGCAATGCTGCTGAAGAACACGGTGGATGGGGCAAAGCGGGGAATAGTCGAGTAG
- the LOC136517307 gene encoding bifunctional protein FolD 2-like: MAQIIDGESIAADIRREVTAEVAALSSAHSIVPGLAVLIVGSSKDSRTYADMKCNACADVGIRSVLVDLPEDTSEAALVAEVHRLNADPAVHGIFVQLPLPKHINDQKILNEIRVEKDVEGFHPLNIGKLAMKGREPLFIPCIAEACMELLSRGGVSVRGKLAAVVGRSNIVGLPVSLLLLKIRQADIVIAAAGQPMMIKGDWIKPGAAVIDVGTDSVDDDPAELVGDVDFAEVSKVAGFLTPVPGGAGPMMVAMLLKNTVDAVKQGQGICKDAK; this comes from the exons ATGGCGCAGATCATCGACGGCGAGAGCATTGCCGCCGACATCCGCCGCGAGGTCACGGCCGAGGTCGCCGCGCTGTCCTCCGCCCACAGCATC GTGCCGGGGCTGGCGGTGCTGATCGTGGGGAGCTCGAAGGACTCGCGGACCTACGCCGACATGAAGTGCAACGCCTGCGCCGACGTCGGCATCCGCTCGGTCCTCGTCGACCTCCCCGAGGACACCTCCGAGGCCGCGCTCGTCGCCGAGGTCCACCGCCTCAACGCCGACCCCGCCGTGCACG GCATCTTTGTCCAACTTCCATTGCCTAAGCATATCAATGATCAGAAGATACTAAATGAGATCCGTGTTGAGAAAGATGTTGAAGGGTTTCATCCTCTCAACATTGGCAAGCTTGCAATGAAAGGCAGAGAACCTCTATTCATACCATGTATAGCAGAG GCATGCATGGAGCTCCTGTCTCGGGGCGGGGTCAGTGTCAGAGGCAAACTCGCAGCTGTAGTTGGCCGCAGCAACATCGTCGGCCTGCCTGTGTCTCTGCTCCTTCTCAAGATACGCCAAGCTGACATAGTCATTGCAGCCGCTGGGCAGCCTATGATG ATCAAAGGGGATTGGATCAAGCCAGGTGCCGCGGTCATCGATGTTGG CACCGACTCTGTTGACGATGACCCTGCCGAACTTGTCGGCGATGTAGATTTCGCAGAGGTGAGCAAGGTTGCCGGTTTCCTGACTCCTGTCCCAGGAGGCGCTGGCCCCATGATGGTGGCGATGCTGCTCAAGAACACCGTAGATGCCGTAAAGCAGGGCCAGGGAATATGCAAGGATGCCAAGTGA